From the Marivivens sp. LCG002 genome, the window CCCGTCGTGGACAAGATTGTACCAGCTGTCGCTTTCCTCTTTTCCAACGTCACCCGCAGCGGCAACGATCAGCCATTTTTCGGCGCGCGTCATCGCAACATACAGGAGCCTGCGTTTTTCTTCGTCCTGTGCATCAAGATAGGCCTCATAGGCGCTCTCGGTGATCTTTGGTTTTGTGTTTGCGTTCATCTTCCACATAAGCGCGTCGTTCGAACCGATCAGAGTGGCTTTGATGTCCCGATTGGATTTCGTGGTATCGGGCAGGATAACTATAGGCGCCTCAAGGCCCTTGGAACCGTGGACCGTCATTACCCGAATACGGTTCTCGGCCGAGTCCATCTGTCGTTTAACCTCGACGTCCGAACTATCGAACCAGCTCAGAAAACCGGTAAGATTGGGGACGTTGCTGCGCTCATAGGACAGCGATTGGGCAAGAAGTGCGTCAATGGAATCTTCGACTTCCTCTCCTAAACGGGCAACGAGTTTTCTACGCCCCTCGTGCTTGATCAGGGTCCGCGAAATGAGATCGAATGGACGCAGGAAGTCAGCCCAGCGCATTAGATCGTCAATGATTTGGAATGTATCCGAGAACCTTTCGCGATTGGCTCTGACGGCTTCCCAAAGTGTTTGCCCGTTGGGGCGGCCTTGTGCGACCGAATATAGATCCCGTTCGCTCCACCCGAATAGAGGAGATTTGAGAGCACTTGCGAGCGAAAGATTATCTTCGGGCAGCGCAAGGAAGCGTAGCAATGCGATGATGTCCTTTACTGCGAGTTCCTCGCCGATTTTGAGACGGTCAGCGCCGGCAACCTCAAGCTTTTGCTTTTTGAGTTCCCGAATGATCTCGGAAAAGAGACGCTTGCGGCTTTGAACGAGGATAAGAAAATCGCCCTCTCGAATTGGCCTACGGTAGAATTCGCCCGTATTGTTGATTTCCTCGGGAATGGTCTCGGTGTCGATCATCTTGCGCACAGAGCTGGCAATCTTTTTCGCCAGGCTCACGGTGTGACTCTCTTGGCTTATTGAATCGACGGGTTCGAACCATTTGCGCTCGTTTTCCGATTTGGTCGCTTCGATCACCGGCCAAAGATCAACACGGCCCGGCATCTCGTGTTTGAACGCTCGGTGTTTGACGTTTTTTTCAAGCCCTTTTGATCGCTCGTCTTTGAAGGTTGTATCGACCAGCGAAAGGATCGCGCTTGAAGAGCGGAACGAATATTCCAACGCAAGGGGATTAAGCCGTTTGCCGACATTGCCGAGTTCTTCACCAAAGTGTTCGCGCATTCGGTCAAAGCCTTCGGGGTCGGCTCCTTGGAAAGAGTAGATGGATTGTTTTTTGTCTCCTACGACAAAGATCGTGCGATCTCGGTTCGGTGAAGCCCCCTCGCCGCTGGCAAATTCTTGGGTCAGAGCACGAATGACTTCCCATTGCGCCGGGCTGGTATCTTGGGCTTCATCGACGAGAATATGGTCGATCCCTCCGTCAAGCTTGAAAAGCACCCATTGGGCCACCGCCTGTTGGGTCAAAAGCTCGCGCGTTTTCTCGATCTCGTCGTCAAAATCCAGAGCACCAAGCAACTGTTTCCTGCGTTCGTAAGCCGGCAGAAACACGGCCGCGAAAGCATAAAGCGCCTTGGTCCGCTCAAACGCCTGTATTCGCTTTACGATCTCAAAGGCCTCGGCGGTTCGATCCATCCATGCATGCATATCGTCGAGCACTTCGGCCAGCTGTTCTCGGATCTTAACCCAACCTTTTTGGGGGAATGTTTCAGATTTTGAGGTCCCGTCCTCTCTGCAAAAGATCGACACAAGCGCTTCGAAATCACTGGCACTGCGTCGATCATGATCGATCCCGACGAGCTTTTCGCCGAATTTCTTCATCGTGTCGCTCAGGTTCGCAGCGATGATCGTATCATTAATCTGCTTGGCAAGATCCGATTCTCCGCCGATCCAAGCAGGTGCGCGCGCATGCTCGGGTGCCATGTTGGAAGGTAGATCGAACATTGCCCGCAATTGGTCATCCGTTTTGGGAGACCTGAAAGTCGACTTCTTCGAACAAACTTCCGAAAGGAATTTTGCGATACCTTCATCGCTCAAATATCGAGCGATCCCATCGACTACGCCGCTTTGGGCGCCCTCTGAAATCTCGTCCAGAACTTCCATACGAAGGATCTGGGTATCCTTGTCTTCGAGAACCGTAAACTGCGGACTGACTTGGGCTTCGAGAGGGAAACGTCTAAGGATGCTCGAGCAGAATGAGTGGATCGTCTGGATTTTGAGACCGCCCGGTGTTTCGATCGCTCTTGCGAAGAGAGTGCGCGCTTTGCCAAGTGTTTCGGTCTCGATATCGGTGTTGGTACCAAGCTGCGCCAAGTCTTTGGCGAGATTGTCGTTGGACATCATCGACCATTTGCCGAGCCGCTTGAAAAGCCGGTTCTGCATCTCGCTCGCTGCGGCTTTCGTATAGGTCAGACACAGAATGTTCTCGGGATCAACGCCATCCAGCAAAAGCCGCGCAACGCGGTCAGTCAGAACGCGTGTTTTACCCGAGCCGGCATTCGCAGAAAGCCAGGTCGAAGCTTTCGGGTCCGCTGCCTCGATTTGACGAAGGGTCGCGTCGTTAAGGGTCATTCCATGTCCTCCGGCGCAATCTCGTTTGTTTGGTCCCATTCCCCAAATCGGGCGAGGTGATCGTAATAGCCTGCTTCTGACTCGGTAAATGGTGCAAGTCGGGCCGTATATCCGCGCTCGAATGTCATCCAAGCATTGATCAGTTGACCGAACTCATCCCACACTTGATCTGCGGGATGTTTTTCCAAGGGCGCATTTCGTTCGACCGGATTGCTCCCCAAACCGATGTAAGTTGCAGCCTTTGCGGGTTTTGCCCCGACCTCTTCGAACGCGCCGCGTTCAACCATTGCTGCTTCGAGCAAAAGCTGTTTGTCGAAATGGATTTGTTGTTTTTCCGATGGAACCGTTCCCGATTTATAGTCGTAGATCAGGACTGCTCCGTCTTCGGTCTCATCAATGCGATCCGCGGTTCCTTTGATCATGAAATCAAGGTTATCGAGTTTCAGAAATCCTTTTGTCTCGAAATATTTGGGTGTTCCCAGTGCGCGCCTTTGTTTTTCACCTTCGATGAACCAAGACGCGACACGCGCAATCCTCGCCCGCCACATCCTCCGAATTGTGGGCCATGGGCACTCCGTCTCAAGCGCTGCATCTGTAATTGCGAGCAACGTTTCGAGCGCTGTCGGGTCGTGCGGTTCAACACCAGATTTGATGAATTGTTCGAGGATTGAATGGATGACAATCCCGCGTGTGGGCGCGTCGGCGGTTTGAACCAATGGATCGAGCGCGCGAAGGCCCAGAACCTTGTCCGCGTAGATCGCGTAGGGATCACGGATTAGGGTTTTGACTTGGGTAACAGAAAGCTCTTTTGGGCGCGCGGCTAACGGAGGGCGAGGCGAGGGGCGTTGATAAGGGGGGACGCGCTCTTCTACGGTTTCGTTGGCTGCAACATATCCCAAAATTTCGCGCCCTTTGCGCTGCATTTCCTGGAGCGCGACATCACCGCCTTGTTCAGGGAGGCCGCTCAGCAGGTTCACAAGCCTGTTAAGCCAACGGGATGGGACTGTTTCTGCTTCATCCGATCTGATCGAACGCGAGATCCAGACCTCTTTTCCTGATACAGCTTGTTCGTAGTCATGCGCAGCAAGACCGATGCGCCTTTCGGGCAATAATAGACCCGCATCGCGGCGCATTTTTCTGTTGAGCCAAGGGTCGGGTGCAGAGGTTTCGGGCCAGGTTCCATCGTTCATGCTCCCCAGAATGATCAGGTCTGCGGATTGCACGCGTGCCTCGAGTGTGCCTAAAAACTGGATCATCGGGTGGACCGTGTCGGGATTTCGGACTTCACCCTTGGAGAGAATTGCACCGAATAGCGACAAGTAATTCCGAGCGGATAGAATTCCGCCGGCGTCCGCATGGTCTTCGAGTTCGGTGACGACCTGAAGCGCCTTACGCCCCGCTGCCTCGTCCCAAAGTGCGCCACTTGGTGTAGCGCTCTTTGGTCCCGCTGCCCAAAGTTCTGCTTTTGCGCGGTGAAAGGCGACGAGTTCTGTCAGATGCGCTTCGACTAACTGCTCGCTGTCTCGCATACATTCTGCAAGCCATTCTCCCCAATCCCGCAGCCCCTCGTCCCGTTCTGCTTCTTTGCCATTTGACCAGGCGATTATCGTCTCGGGGCTTGGGAACGCAGGGCCGTGACGACGGATATGAAGCTCAAGTCGGCGCGTGCGCAAAAGATGTTCGCGCCGATCCTCTCGCTTGCTGTGTGTGAGCGGATGCTTGAGGAGCGCCAATAGGTCCTCGGACGTCAGCTTCGCCCCGATCAATTCACCGACTTGCCGCAAGAATCGACCGGGAGGCGTAAGAGCAAGGGGCTGGCCAGCACTATCATCGGCTTCGATGTTCCATCTGACCAAAGCCGCGGAAACCTGACGCGTGAGGTTTCGATCAGGCGTGATTAGAGCCGCTTTCTTCCCGTCATCCATTGCCTTGCGCAGAACGAGCGCAATGGCCTCTGCTTCGATCCGTGGGGAAGGCGCTTCGATCAACGCCACATCTTTCATCGCATGCACAAGATCGCCAAGCGTATGTCCTTCGCTCAGCCATTGGTCGGTAACCGGTGCAGGTCTAAGAGAAAGCGAGATGACTTTATTGCGCTCCGGTGAAGGGCAGGGATGGTTGCTCCATGTTGGGACATCGCCTTTGGTCAGCCCTGCTCTTTCGACAACAATCTTATGCCGGAACTGTGGGTGATCTTCTCCGCCCGTATCGCGGTCCATACTGTCCCAAACCGACGAGGGCATTTCAAAATCAAAACCGGGAAGGATCACTGCGCCCTGAGGTAGCTTTGAAACTGCCTCCATCAAGAGCGCGGTCGTGCCCCGCGAACCTGTCGAGCCTGCAACTATTACAGGGTGGGTCGGAGCTTCGCTCGCCCAAGACTTCAGTAGACGCTGGACGACAAGCCGTTGTCTTGCCTCCTTATCAGGATGCGAGTCCGCGATTTTGTAAAAACCACTGATGATGTTGATAAACTTGAGAGCTCGGGCCCAATGTCCGCTTTGGTCTGTGACATCCAGCGCATTGACGCGCTCGGGATCGACACCCTCGCCGTGCATTTCGTCCATGAGACCCGCAAGGCTATCGGATAAATCGTAAAGCGATGACTGAGGCGCGAGATCGGGTTCAGTTTCAAGGAGCTTGGCAACAAAGTTTGTCAGCTCCAACCTGCGTCGCAACGGAGCGATTGCGGGGGGGATATCGGATGCAACAGGCTCATCCGCAAGATCCGTGACGAGTCTCAGTCGTGGAAGCAGCAGGTTCCCGCGTTCGTCGAACACCTCTTGGATCCTGCGCACCATGCGTTGCGTGTTCAAGAACACTTCGGTGCGGGCAAGAAGGAACGGATCGTCACCCTTGGTTCGTTCGATCAGCCCGTCTACCAGCGCTGTCGCAAAGTCCACGCCCGGTGCCAAGCCGAAAATGCGCGGCGTCTTACTCGGTTCAAACATCAGTTGCTTCTTTTAACATGTTTTCTGCAATCGCGATGGAGTCGGGCTTTCCGACATCACACCAAAGTCCGTCATAGACCAGTCCGAAAAGCCGCCCCTTCTGGGCGAGCCGATCCCAATAAAGGTTCGTAGAAAACACCGAGTCTTCAAAGTCCGAAAGTCCCGAAGGATCGATTATTTGACAGCCAGTATAGACAAATCCGTTCCCGCGCCGAATTTCACCGTTCCCGCCAAGTTCAAAGTCACCTTTGCCCGAATATCCGCGGGCTTTAGACGTAGGAACAAGGAGTAGCAGCGCATCCATCTTGGAGTGCTCCCAATGTTTATCGAGCTTTTGAAAGGGATTTTCTCCTTTCCAGACTGCATCTGTGTTCATTGTGAAAAGCGGAGCGACCCCTAAGATTGCTGTAGCTGCCTTCAGTCCGCCACCGGTTTCCAAAAGTTTTTCTCTTTCGTCAAAAATCACAAAGTTCCGCGTCGCAGGATGTTCTTTGATCTGATCTGCAAGGTAATGGATATTCGTCGCGAACTTCGTGATCCCAGCCGCTCTTGCTGGATCTATTGCATGCTCCAATAGGGTTTTGCCCGCGAGTTCGATCAACGGCTTCGGGCGATCTTCGGTAAGGGGTCTCATTCGGGTCCCCAATCCAGCCGCGTAAAAGAAAGCTGTTTCAATCATATTGTTTGATTTCTTGCTCCAAATGCCTTGCAAGCTCGGCGAGGTGCGGGTGTTTTAAATCTTCTTTGAGATAAGCAACCATACGCGGGATAAAGGGCCGATACTTTGTTTTTCCGTCCCGAACTTCCAACCGCTTGAATATTCCAAGAATTCGAAGCGCACGTTGGACCGAAATTGTGGCAAAAGCCTTTTCGAAGTCATTCGGATTCATTTGCGATGCATTCAGGAATTCTGACTTCGCCGCGCGAATGGTCGAAGGTTTCACATCACGCCTCGCATCTCGCAAAAGAGAGACTAGATCATAGAGGGGATGGGTCAGAACGGCGTCCTGAAAGTCAAGCAGTCCGATCCGATCGAGGCCCGCTTTCTCGGGTCGCCAGATGATGTTCTCTGCGTGTAGATCACGAAGCGATAGGACGCGCGGATATGGTTCAAGGGTGTGCCACGCCTCCTCCAAGGACTCTAAAGCGCCTTGGCCAAGACCAGGCGCGCACCATTCGGTGAAAAGTTCAGCGAGAGTCCGCGCTTTCTTTGCGTCTAGCAAAGGCAAGTCCCATGTCGGTGAAATCGTCTGAATTCGCGCAATCGCTTGGACAGTCCAGAGGTAAATTTTCTCCTCATCTTGCGGGAAAAGCCCAATGTGATCTGCCGCATGCATCTGACCCAAATCTTCGAGCAGCAATAGGCCGCCTTTCCGCGCCAGAACTTTCGGAGCGGATAAACCATTGCCCACAAGTAGTTCCGACATTTTGACGAAGGATTCGACTGATGCGTCAGGCTCCGAGACCATGGCGATCAAAGTCGACGAACCATCTCTGAGACGCAAATAATGCCGGCTTGACGCGTCTTGTGGCAATCGTTCGCGAGCCCAATCACCAACACCCGTCTGATCCAAGAAATCATCGATCTGCTCGAGATCACTCAATCACGTTCTCCAGACGATTCAACCATGTAGAGGAGCCAAAGGCCACGACTTTGTGCTCGGTTTCACCTGCGGTGAAGTGCAGGCGAAGCGCAGTTTCGGGGCAAAGATCGCCAAGCCTATCCGGCCATTCGATCAGGCAAATCGCCTCTTCGAAGGCTTCGTCGAGCCCAAGTTCGATGGCCTCGTCCGGTGAGGTCAGACGATAGAGGTCACAGTGCCAGATTTCCCCAATTTTTGTGCTATAGGATTGAACAATGGTAAATGTCGGAGACG encodes:
- the addA gene encoding double-strand break repair helicase AddA; the protein is MTLNDATLRQIEAADPKASTWLSANAGSGKTRVLTDRVARLLLDGVDPENILCLTYTKAAASEMQNRLFKRLGKWSMMSNDNLAKDLAQLGTNTDIETETLGKARTLFARAIETPGGLKIQTIHSFCSSILRRFPLEAQVSPQFTVLEDKDTQILRMEVLDEISEGAQSGVVDGIARYLSDEGIAKFLSEVCSKKSTFRSPKTDDQLRAMFDLPSNMAPEHARAPAWIGGESDLAKQINDTIIAANLSDTMKKFGEKLVGIDHDRRSASDFEALVSIFCREDGTSKSETFPQKGWVKIREQLAEVLDDMHAWMDRTAEAFEIVKRIQAFERTKALYAFAAVFLPAYERRKQLLGALDFDDEIEKTRELLTQQAVAQWVLFKLDGGIDHILVDEAQDTSPAQWEVIRALTQEFASGEGASPNRDRTIFVVGDKKQSIYSFQGADPEGFDRMREHFGEELGNVGKRLNPLALEYSFRSSSAILSLVDTTFKDERSKGLEKNVKHRAFKHEMPGRVDLWPVIEATKSENERKWFEPVDSISQESHTVSLAKKIASSVRKMIDTETIPEEINNTGEFYRRPIREGDFLILVQSRKRLFSEIIRELKKQKLEVAGADRLKIGEELAVKDIIALLRFLALPEDNLSLASALKSPLFGWSERDLYSVAQGRPNGQTLWEAVRANRERFSDTFQIIDDLMRWADFLRPFDLISRTLIKHEGRRKLVARLGEEVEDSIDALLAQSLSYERSNVPNLTGFLSWFDSSDVEVKRQMDSAENRIRVMTVHGSKGLEAPIVILPDTTKSNRDIKATLIGSNDALMWKMNANTKPKITESAYEAYLDAQDEEKRRLLYVAMTRAEKWLIVAAAGDVGKEESDSWYNLVHDGMKSSGAKEIDGGVLRLETNDWLGLDLRATDNQVSKPLSKLTFETAQPFTKSDKVLSPSDLGGEKSLFGEAVEGDQDLAKARGRVIHKLLEHLPFHPAQSRQEIGRRILASDEDAKLLDTIESDLNDVLEMLEKPEFAHLFSRETLKEVGFTAKLSQLGNRTVHGAIDALVIEGDLITIVDFKTNRTLPKVPEQTPEGILRQMGAYAAAIKNIYPNHRIKTQILWTTGPTLMDLPTDIVSVALDRASVT
- the addB gene encoding double-strand break repair protein AddB — translated: MFEPSKTPRIFGLAPGVDFATALVDGLIERTKGDDPFLLARTEVFLNTQRMVRRIQEVFDERGNLLLPRLRLVTDLADEPVASDIPPAIAPLRRRLELTNFVAKLLETEPDLAPQSSLYDLSDSLAGLMDEMHGEGVDPERVNALDVTDQSGHWARALKFINIISGFYKIADSHPDKEARQRLVVQRLLKSWASEAPTHPVIVAGSTGSRGTTALLMEAVSKLPQGAVILPGFDFEMPSSVWDSMDRDTGGEDHPQFRHKIVVERAGLTKGDVPTWSNHPCPSPERNKVISLSLRPAPVTDQWLSEGHTLGDLVHAMKDVALIEAPSPRIEAEAIALVLRKAMDDGKKAALITPDRNLTRQVSAALVRWNIEADDSAGQPLALTPPGRFLRQVGELIGAKLTSEDLLALLKHPLTHSKREDRREHLLRTRRLELHIRRHGPAFPSPETIIAWSNGKEAERDEGLRDWGEWLAECMRDSEQLVEAHLTELVAFHRAKAELWAAGPKSATPSGALWDEAAGRKALQVVTELEDHADAGGILSARNYLSLFGAILSKGEVRNPDTVHPMIQFLGTLEARVQSADLIILGSMNDGTWPETSAPDPWLNRKMRRDAGLLLPERRIGLAAHDYEQAVSGKEVWISRSIRSDEAETVPSRWLNRLVNLLSGLPEQGGDVALQEMQRKGREILGYVAANETVEERVPPYQRPSPRPPLAARPKELSVTQVKTLIRDPYAIYADKVLGLRALDPLVQTADAPTRGIVIHSILEQFIKSGVEPHDPTALETLLAITDAALETECPWPTIRRMWRARIARVASWFIEGEKQRRALGTPKYFETKGFLKLDNLDFMIKGTADRIDETEDGAVLIYDYKSGTVPSEKQQIHFDKQLLLEAAMVERGAFEEVGAKPAKAATYIGLGSNPVERNAPLEKHPADQVWDEFGQLINAWMTFERGYTARLAPFTESEAGYYDHLARFGEWDQTNEIAPEDME
- a CDS encoding nucleotidyltransferase family protein; this encodes MIETAFFYAAGLGTRMRPLTEDRPKPLIELAGKTLLEHAIDPARAAGITKFATNIHYLADQIKEHPATRNFVIFDEREKLLETGGGLKAATAILGVAPLFTMNTDAVWKGENPFQKLDKHWEHSKMDALLLLVPTSKARGYSGKGDFELGGNGEIRRGNGFVYTGCQIIDPSGLSDFEDSVFSTNLYWDRLAQKGRLFGLVYDGLWCDVGKPDSIAIAENMLKEATDV
- a CDS encoding phosphotransferase produces the protein MSDLEQIDDFLDQTGVGDWARERLPQDASSRHYLRLRDGSSTLIAMVSEPDASVESFVKMSELLVGNGLSAPKVLARKGGLLLLEDLGQMHAADHIGLFPQDEEKIYLWTVQAIARIQTISPTWDLPLLDAKKARTLAELFTEWCAPGLGQGALESLEEAWHTLEPYPRVLSLRDLHAENIIWRPEKAGLDRIGLLDFQDAVLTHPLYDLVSLLRDARRDVKPSTIRAAKSEFLNASQMNPNDFEKAFATISVQRALRILGIFKRLEVRDGKTKYRPFIPRMVAYLKEDLKHPHLAELARHLEQEIKQYD
- the tsaE gene encoding tRNA (adenosine(37)-N6)-threonylcarbamoyltransferase complex ATPase subunit type 1 TsaE — encoded protein: MEHALFSRRLRTEDESRSFAQKIADLLGVGDVVLLEGDIGAGKTFFARAAILHLLGYPEDVPSPTFTIVQSYSTKIGEIWHCDLYRLTSPDEAIELGLDEAFEEAICLIEWPDRLGDLCPETALRLHFTAGETEHKVVAFGSSTWLNRLENVIE